In Sphaerisporangium krabiense, the DNA window GCTCCAGGATGTTGGTCAGCGCGAAGACGTTGCGCACGTCGTCGTCGATGACCAGCACCTTGCGGCCGAGCAGGCCGCTGTCGACCTTCTCGACGTCGCGCGGGGCCTCCTCGAGGGTGGCCTGCACCAGCGGCAGGACGTCCCCGGGCCCCGTGGCCGACAGGTGCAGCGTGATGCGCTCGCGCAGCTCGTCCAGGCTGGGCAGGCGCTCCAGCGGCTGGGTGCGGGACCGGCCCTGCAGCAGCTTCTCCTGGTTGTGGGTCAGCTTACGCGTGTGGTGGGCCAGCACCGGCAGCGTGCGCAGCACCGGGTCGTCGTCGAGCCTGCGCAGGAACTCGGCCGCCGCGTCGTGCGGCATGCCGAGGTCGAGCACGATGCAGTGGTAGTCGGCCGCGGCGAGCGCGGCCATGGCGCTGTCGGGGTCGCTCGCCGTGGTCACCCGCACCGCGCCGTGCGTCACCGACAGGTCGGCGACCACGCTCTGCGCCAGCAGCGACAGCAGGCCGTTGGCCCGGCCCTCCACGACCAGCAGCCTGCGGCCCTGCTCGCCCGGCGCGGTGTCCGGCGGCACGGGGGCCGGCAGCTTGATCGGCTCGCGGAGCAGGATCTCGGGCACGGCCGGCGCGGCGGCCACCGGGCGGGCCTCGGCGGACGGCTGCTGGGCGAAGCCGTTCATCGGCAGGTACAGGCTGAACGTGCTGCCCTCGCCGAGCGTGCTCACCGCGCGGATCTCGCCGTTGAACAGGGCGGCGATCTCGCGGCTGATCGACAGGCCGAGCCCCGTGCCGCCGTACTTGCGGCTGGTGGTGCCGTCGGCCTGCTGGAAGGCGTCGAAGATCTGCGACAGGTTCTCGTCGGCGATGCCGATGCCGGTGTCGGTGACGTGGAAGACCAGCGCCTCCTGCGGCGGGCCGCCCTGGGGCTCCAGCGTGCCGCGCTCGACGCGCAGCTCGACCGACCCGGCCTCGGTGAACTTCACCGCGTTGGACAGCAGGTTGCGCAGCACCTGGCGCAGGCGCTGCTCGTCCATGAGGAGCTGGGTGGGGACGTCCGGGGCGATCCGCACGTCGAACCGCAGCCCCTTCTCGGTGGTCATCGGGCGGAAGGTGGCCTCGACGTAGTCCAGGAGCTGGCGCAGGTGGAACGGCTCCAGCGTGAGGTCCATCCGGCCCGCCTCGATCTTGGACAGGTCGAGGATGTCGTTGATGAGCTGCAGCAGGTCGGTGCCCGCCGAGTGGATCACGTTGGCGTACTCGACCTGCTTGGCGGTCAGGTTGCGCGCGGGGTTCTGGGCGAGGAGCTGGGCCAGGATGAGCAGCGAGTTGAGCGGGGTGCGCAGCTCGTGGCTCATGTTGGCCAGGAACTCGCTCTTGTACTTGGAGGCCAGCGCGAGCTGCTGCGCGCGTTCCTCCAGCTCCTGGCGGGCCTGCTCGATCTCGATGTTCTTGGTCTCGATGTCGCGGTTCTGCTGGGCCAGCAGCTCCGCCTTCTCCTCCAGCTCGGCGTTCGAGCGCTGCAGCTCCTCCTGCCGGACCTGCAGCTCGGTCGCCAGGCGCTGCGACTCGGCCAGCAGAGCGTCGGTGCGGGCGTTGGCGACGATCGTGTTGACGTTGACGCCGATCGTCTCGACGAGCTGTGCGAGGAACGCGCGGTGGACCTGGGTGAAGTTGTTGAGGGAGGCCAGCTCGATCACGCCGAGGACCTGGTCCTCCACGACGATCGGCAGCACGATCAGGCTGACCGGGCCCGCCTGCCCGAGGCTGGAGGAGATCGTGAGGTAGCCGGGCGGGACGTCCTCGACCAGGATCGTCCGCTTGGCCAGCGCCGCCTGGCCCACCAGCGAGTCGCCGAGGGAGTGGCGGCGCGCGACCTCCTGGTGGCCGTAGGTGCCGACCACGCGCAGCTCGGTGCCGCGCGAGGTGTCCTCGGCGAGCAGGAACGTGCCGTGCTGGGCCAGGACCAGCGGCGCCAGCTCGTTCATGACCAGCTCGGCCACGACCGCGAGGTCCCGGTGGCCCTGCATGAGGCCGAAGATGCGGGCCAGGTTGGTCTTCAGCCAGTCCTGCTCCTCGTTGGCTCTGGTGGTCTCGCGCAGGGACTTCACCATGGAGTTGATGTTGTCCTTGAGCTCGGCCACCTCGCCGGAGGCGTCGACGGTGATCGAGCGGGTCAGGTCGCCGGAGGTCACCGCGCTGGTGACCTCGGCGATCGCGCGGACCTGGCGGGTCAGGTTCCCGGCCAGCTCGTTGACGTTCTCGGTCAGGCGCTTCCAGGTGCCCGACACGCCCTCGACCTCGGCCTGGCCGCCCAGGCGGCCCTCGCTGCCCACCTCGCGGGCCACGCGGGTGACCTCCGCCGCGAACGAGGAGAGCTGGTCGACCATCGTGTTGATCGTGGTCTTCAGCTCCAGGATCTCGCCGCGGGCGTCCACGTCGATCTTCTTGGTCAGGTCGCCCTGGGCGACCGCCGTGGTGACCTGGGCGATGTTGCGCACCTGGCTGGTCAGGTTGTTCGCCATGGAGTTGACGTTGTCGGTGAGGTCCTTCCAGGTGCCGGCGACGTTCGGCACCCGCGCCTGGCCGCCGAGCTGGCCCTCGGTGCCGACCTCGCGGGCCACGCGGGTGACCTCGTCGGCGAACGCGCTCAGCGTCTCCACCATCGTGTTGATCGTCTGGGCCAGCGCGGCGACCTCGCCCTTGGCCTCGACGGTGATCTTCTGCGAGAGGTCGCCGCGCGCCACGGCGGTGGCGACCTGCGCGATCGAGCGGACCTGGCTCGTCAGGTTGGAGCCCATGACGTTGACGTTGTCGGTCAGGTCCTTCCAGGTGCCCGACACGCCGCGGACGGTGGCCTGGCCCCCGAGGTTGCCCTCGGTGCCGACCTCGCGCGCCACGCGGGTGACCTCGTCGGCGAACGCCGAGAGCTGGTCGACCATCGTGTTGATGGTCTCCTTCAGCTCCAGGATCTCGCCGCGGGCGTCCACGCGGATCTTCTGCGACAGGTCGCCCTTGGCGACGGCCGTGGTGACCTCGGCGATGCTGCGGACCTGCGCGGTCAGGTTGTCCGCCATGACGTTCACCGACTCGGTGAGCGCCTTCCACGTGCCCGACACGCCCTTGACGTCCGCCTGGCCGCCGAGGCGCCCCTCGGTGCCGACCTCGCGGGCCACGCGGGTGACCTCGTCGGCGAAGGAGGAGAGCTGGTCGACCATCGTGTTGAGGGTGTTCTTCAGCTCGAGGATCTCGCCGCGCGCCGAGACGGTGATCTTCTGCGAGAGGTCGCCGCGCGCCACGGCGGTGGCGACCTGCGAGATGTTGCGGACCTGGTCGGTGAGGTTGCCCGCCATCGAGTTCACCGAGTCGGTCAGGTCGCGCCAGGTTCCGGCCACCCCGGTGACCTGCGCCTGGCCGCCCAGCCTTCCGTCGGTGCCGACCTCGCGGGCCACGCGGGTGACCTCGTCGGCGAAGGAGGAGAGCTGGTCGACCATGGTGTTGATCGTGTTCTTCAGCTCGAGGATCTCGCCGCGCGCCGAGACGGTGATCTTCTGCGAGAGGTCGCCGCGCGCCACGGCCGTGGTGACCTGGGCGATGCTGCGGACCTGGTCGGTGAGGTTGCCCGCCATGGCGTTCACCGAGTCCGTCAGGTCCTCCCAGGTGCCCGACACGCCGGGGACCTCGGCCTGGCCGCCGAGCTGCCCCTCGGTGCCGACCTCGCGCGCCACGCGCGTCACCTCGGAGGTGAACAGCGAGAGCTGGTCGACCATGCCGTTGAAGACGGTGGCGATCTCCTTGTAGAGGCCGTCGCCGTCCTCGGGGAGCCGCGTGCCGAAGTCGCCGTCGCGGACGGCCGTGAGCCCGGCCAGCAACTGGCGAAGGTCGACGTCCGGGCTTCCCGTCCCGCCGCGGGAGGGTCGCCCGCGTTTGGCCGTGCTCACGTTCTCCACCATGACCACCTTTGACAATCCGGGCCTCAACACCCCGTCACGCCATCGTATAGAGGCGATTCCGGTGCGATGAGGGCTCGGCGGGCAGCTCCCGGGCCGGTCGCTGCCCTGGGCAGGCCAATCTAACCTTGTGGGGAACGGGGCCCGCGCCCGGCCTACCCCTGCGCGGAGCGGGCGAGCGCGAGGCGGACCAGCTCGGCGTTGCCGCTCACCGGCTCCCCGGACGGCCCGTGCAGGACGTCCTCCAGGCCCATGCGCCCGGGCAGCCCGCGGCGCACCGCCTCCTCCAGCAGCGGCCAGGCCGCCGTGCCCTCGCCGTGCAGCAGGCGCGGAGCCGTCAGGCCGAGGGCGTCGAGCCCGTCCAGGACGCGCGCCGCCTCCGGCACGGCGTCCTCCGCGGACGCGTCCATGATCTCGACGAGCACGCGCATGACCCGGCCGGCCAGACCGGAGGCCGCCAGCTCCTCGGCGTCGTCCCGCGACCACACCCCGGCCTCCACGCCCACGCCGGACCCCAGCACGGCCACGGCCAGGTCGTGGAACCCCGGCTCCGAGACGTTGCAGGAGGCGAAGTCGGGCCGTTCCTCGTCGGGGAGCGACGCCCACGCGCGCACCGCGCGCAGCCGGGCCTCCACGTCGCCGCCGGTGATCCACAGGCCCGTGGAGACGCCCACCGGCAGCCCCGGCACGGCCCTGCGGATCGCGGAGACGGCGGCCCCGACCGCCGGGGCGTCGAGCGTCTCCAGCCCGCCGGCGTCACGGGGATGGGCGTGGACCGCCGACGCTCCCTGCGCGGCCACGGCGCGGGCGTCGTCGGCCAGGTCCTGAGGAGTGAGCGGCAGCGCGGGATGCTCGCCCGGCGCGCGCCCGCCGTTGAGGGATGCCTTCAACCACACCCGGCCACCGTACCGGGGACGCCTATGCTCGGGTGTCCACCGCGTACAGATTGTCGATGTCCTTGCCGAAGTCCCGCACGACGAGGTTGCGCTTGACCTTCAGCGAGGGGGTGAGATGTCCGCTCTCCTCGGTGAAGTCGGTGTCCAGGATCACGAACTTCTTCACCTGCTCGGCCTTGGAGACCAGCGTGTTGGCCTCGTCCACCGCCGACTGGACCGCGGCCACGACGGCGGGGTCGGAGGCGAGCTCGGCGAGCGAGGCCCCCTGCCTGCCGTTGGCGTTCTTCCATTGGCCGAGCGCCTCGGGGTCC includes these proteins:
- a CDS encoding HAMP domain-containing protein, coding for MVENVSTAKRGRPSRGGTGSPDVDLRQLLAGLTAVRDGDFGTRLPEDGDGLYKEIATVFNGMVDQLSLFTSEVTRVAREVGTEGQLGGQAEVPGVSGTWEDLTDSVNAMAGNLTDQVRSIAQVTTAVARGDLSQKITVSARGEILELKNTINTMVDQLSSFADEVTRVAREVGTDGRLGGQAQVTGVAGTWRDLTDSVNSMAGNLTDQVRNISQVATAVARGDLSQKITVSARGEILELKNTLNTMVDQLSSFADEVTRVAREVGTEGRLGGQADVKGVSGTWKALTESVNVMADNLTAQVRSIAEVTTAVAKGDLSQKIRVDARGEILELKETINTMVDQLSAFADEVTRVAREVGTEGNLGGQATVRGVSGTWKDLTDNVNVMGSNLTSQVRSIAQVATAVARGDLSQKITVEAKGEVAALAQTINTMVETLSAFADEVTRVAREVGTEGQLGGQARVPNVAGTWKDLTDNVNSMANNLTSQVRNIAQVTTAVAQGDLTKKIDVDARGEILELKTTINTMVDQLSSFAAEVTRVAREVGSEGRLGGQAEVEGVSGTWKRLTENVNELAGNLTRQVRAIAEVTSAVTSGDLTRSITVDASGEVAELKDNINSMVKSLRETTRANEEQDWLKTNLARIFGLMQGHRDLAVVAELVMNELAPLVLAQHGTFLLAEDTSRGTELRVVGTYGHQEVARRHSLGDSLVGQAALAKRTILVEDVPPGYLTISSSLGQAGPVSLIVLPIVVEDQVLGVIELASLNNFTQVHRAFLAQLVETIGVNVNTIVANARTDALLAESQRLATELQVRQEELQRSNAELEEKAELLAQQNRDIETKNIEIEQARQELEERAQQLALASKYKSEFLANMSHELRTPLNSLLILAQLLAQNPARNLTAKQVEYANVIHSAGTDLLQLINDILDLSKIEAGRMDLTLEPFHLRQLLDYVEATFRPMTTEKGLRFDVRIAPDVPTQLLMDEQRLRQVLRNLLSNAVKFTEAGSVELRVERGTLEPQGGPPQEALVFHVTDTGIGIADENLSQIFDAFQQADGTTSRKYGGTGLGLSISREIAALFNGEIRAVSTLGEGSTFSLYLPMNGFAQQPSAEARPVAAAPAVPEILLREPIKLPAPVPPDTAPGEQGRRLLVVEGRANGLLSLLAQSVVADLSVTHGAVRVTTASDPDSAMAALAAADYHCIVLDLGMPHDAAAEFLRRLDDDPVLRTLPVLAHHTRKLTHNQEKLLQGRSRTQPLERLPSLDELRERITLHLSATGPGDVLPLVQATLEEAPRDVEKVDSGLLGRKVLVIDDDVRNVFALTNILELHGMQVLYAENGRKGIEMLMRNDDVDLVLMDIMMPEMDGYAATAAIREMPRFASLPIIAVTAKAMHGDREKTLSSGASDYVTKPVDSEELIDRMQRWLRL
- a CDS encoding 3-keto-5-aminohexanoate cleavage protein, whose protein sequence is MWLKASLNGGRAPGEHPALPLTPQDLADDARAVAAQGASAVHAHPRDAGGLETLDAPAVGAAVSAIRRAVPGLPVGVSTGLWITGGDVEARLRAVRAWASLPDEERPDFASCNVSEPGFHDLAVAVLGSGVGVEAGVWSRDDAEELAASGLAGRVMRVLVEIMDASAEDAVPEAARVLDGLDALGLTAPRLLHGEGTAAWPLLEEAVRRGLPGRMGLEDVLHGPSGEPVSGNAELVRLALARSAQG